One region of Brassica napus cultivar Da-Ae chromosome A10, Da-Ae, whole genome shotgun sequence genomic DNA includes:
- the LOC106415638 gene encoding tRNA-splicing endonuclease subunit Sen2-2-like isoform X1 has protein sequence MAPRWKWKGAEAKALAEPISNSVSELQLSLAKTETSGSLSSCNVLLAVEPEQAELLDRCCFGRLVLSAEKDKKWIQLSFEEAFYLLYNLKCIKIYLQGRCLENEVDTWMYMKSQRPNFPIFFKAYSHLRSKNWVLRSGLQYGVDFVAYRHHPSLVHSEYSVLVQSGDSNRLRVWSDVHCAVRLSGSVAKTLLTLHVSGSSNKEDLKLPMCLENYKVEEQTICRWSPELNREDETTNPKPNATTVSDLKSL, from the coding sequence ATGGCACCCAGATGGAAATGGAAAGGTGCTGAAGCCAAAGCTCTTGCGGAACCAATTTCAAACTCAGTCTCAGAGCTCCAACTCTCTCTAGCCAAAACAGAGACATCCGGTTCCCTCTCGAGTTGCAACGTGCTTCTAGCCGTTGAGCCGGAGCAAGCTGAACTACTCGACCGCTGTTGTTTTGGCAGACTCGTCCTATCCGCTGAGAAAGACAAGAAATGGATTCAGTTATCCTTTGAAGAAGCTTTCTATTTGCTTTACAATCTCAAATGCATCAAAATCTACCTCCAAGGCCGTTGCTTGGAGAACGAAGTCGACACATGGATGTACATGAAATCACAAAGACCAAACTTCCCGATATTTTTCAAAGCTTATTCACATTTACGGTCCAAGAACTGGGTCTTGAGGTCAGGGTTGCAGTACGGTGTGGATTTTGTGGCATACCGTCATCATCCATCTCTTGTCCATTCTGAATACTCTGTGTTGGTTCAGTCTGGTGATAGTAATCGGTTAAGAGTGTGGTCAGATGTCCATTGTGCTGTTCGGTTAAGCGGGAGTGTTGCCAAAACGTTACTGACTCTCCATGTGAGTGGTAGCTCTAATAAAGAAGATTTGAAACTACCTATGTGTTTGGAGAACTACAAAGTGGAAGAGCAAACTATTTGTAGATGGAGCCCAGAACTCAACCGTGAAGATGAAACCACAAATCCAAAACCAAATGCTACCACTGTGAGTGATTTGAAATCTCTTTGA
- the LOC106415638 gene encoding tRNA-splicing endonuclease subunit Sen2-2-like isoform X2 — protein sequence MAPRWKWKGAEAKALAEPISNSVSELQLSLAKTETSGSLSSCNVLLAVEPEQAELLDRCCFGRLVLSAEKDKKWIQLSFEEAFYLLYNLKCIKIYLQGRCLENEVDTWMYMKSQRPNFPIFFKAYSHLRSKNWVLRSGLQYGVDFVAYRHHPSLVHSEYSVLVQSGDSNRLRVWSDVHCAVRLSGSVAKTLLTLHVSGSSNKEDLKLPMCLENYKVEEQTICRWSPELNREDETTNPKPNATTAIH from the coding sequence ATGGCACCCAGATGGAAATGGAAAGGTGCTGAAGCCAAAGCTCTTGCGGAACCAATTTCAAACTCAGTCTCAGAGCTCCAACTCTCTCTAGCCAAAACAGAGACATCCGGTTCCCTCTCGAGTTGCAACGTGCTTCTAGCCGTTGAGCCGGAGCAAGCTGAACTACTCGACCGCTGTTGTTTTGGCAGACTCGTCCTATCCGCTGAGAAAGACAAGAAATGGATTCAGTTATCCTTTGAAGAAGCTTTCTATTTGCTTTACAATCTCAAATGCATCAAAATCTACCTCCAAGGCCGTTGCTTGGAGAACGAAGTCGACACATGGATGTACATGAAATCACAAAGACCAAACTTCCCGATATTTTTCAAAGCTTATTCACATTTACGGTCCAAGAACTGGGTCTTGAGGTCAGGGTTGCAGTACGGTGTGGATTTTGTGGCATACCGTCATCATCCATCTCTTGTCCATTCTGAATACTCTGTGTTGGTTCAGTCTGGTGATAGTAATCGGTTAAGAGTGTGGTCAGATGTCCATTGTGCTGTTCGGTTAAGCGGGAGTGTTGCCAAAACGTTACTGACTCTCCATGTGAGTGGTAGCTCTAATAAAGAAGATTTGAAACTACCTATGTGTTTGGAGAACTACAAAGTGGAAGAGCAAACTATTTGTAGATGGAGCCCAGAACTCAACCGTGAAGATGAAACCACAAATCCAAAACCAAATGCTACCACT